AGACGCGTAAGAGAGCTCCGACCAGGTGAGCAGCAAAAACCTGTGAACCGAGCATCGACCCCGCCTCGCGCCTGCCACGAATACGCGATCCAAGAACGAAGTCCACATCGCCGGCCTCTATCGGAGCCACCAGCCTTGGCAGGTCCGCAATAACATCGGAGCCATCACCGTCCATATAGACCAGAATAGTGCTCGAAGATATTGCCGCATCGCCCCCCGCTTTACACGCCGCTCCGTATCCACATGGAGACCGGACAACACGCGCACCCGCAGCCTCGGCAATCGTAGCAGTCTCGTCAGTGCTCCCATTGTCGACGACGATACATTCGGCGATAAGCTGCCAGGGCATCTCAGAAACAACAGAGCCTATCGATTCGGCTTCATTCAGTGCGGGAATAATGACAGATATTTGTGGTGGCATCCTGATTCTTTGCGTCGGTCCAACCTGAGCTGCAGTGCGTGAGTGTGCGTTCAACGGAGGCCGACATACACTTCAATCTGAGCCTTCTCCGGATCGGTCGAACGCTGATCGTAAACTTCGTAGTCGGCTCGAAACGATCGCGTACCACCCAACTCAGCAACCGACATAGACCAGATACGCTGCCAGGTCTCAGGAACAACCTTTGTCACCGGCCCTCTATTCGACGTAACAACGGCGTAGCGACCCCCGGGAATATGTTTCGCAACGAACTTCGCAGGCACGTTGTGAATCGAAGACACAGGCAACCCGAGAAGATAGGTGTACTGGCCGTTATGATCCTTCTCATAGTCGGTATACACCGCAATCAGATCGATACCAAGCTTGTTCGGAATCTTCGCGGCAAGATTATCGCGCAATAGCCTATGCCAGATCTCTCCGATCTTTCCCTTGCCGTTCCTCTCTGCCGCGTTATCAGTGCGAGCCGCTACGCCTACCACGTAGAACCCGGAGTGCTGCTGGATAGTCATCGCATCCTCTCTGTGTTTCGCAGGTGCGATTATAAGGGCTTGCCGTAAAGGTGCAAGGGCGATCCTCAAAGACTCCAACGAAGCCCGCAGTTGACACAGGCCGGCGGCGGAGAGCTGGTCAGAAGCCCCTCGCGGAAATGTTGATATTCAGCCCCGTTCCATATCTCTCGCAGGCTACTCTGCGTAGCGTCGCCCAGCGTAAAGCTGCCGTAGCCCTTCATGCTGAAAGGCGCAATACAGCACGGAAGCACACGGCCGTTAGCGGTAATGTACATCAGCGACCACGGCCGTCGGCACAGAGACCAAGGACTATCGGAGCGCTGCATCTTGATCGACTCGCCAGGATCAACTGCGCCGGACGCCGAAAACATCACACCCAGTTCCCGCGCAACCGACTCCGCCTCACGAATCAAAGCCTCTTCCCGCTCGGTTGTGTGTTCAAACAGCGCCGACTCCGCACGCGCAAGAGAGTGTTCATCCATTGGCACATCGAAAAACACCAGCCGCTGCAGATAAACCTCAGTGACTCCAATCGAGTGGGCCAGACGCACAAAGTCAGGAAGCTGATCCACCGTCTCGCGCAGACCAGTCAGCCACAGCGACACGCGCGGCTTGGGAGCATCAAGCTCACGTTGAAGCCGCGTAAAGTTCTTTACGTTGGCGACTATCTTGTCGAAGAAGTCCTTGCCCCGAACCATCTGAAAGACCTCAGATTCAGCCGCATCGAGCGATACGCGAAGTTCATCCAGACCCGCTTCGATCAGCGCCCGCCCATTTGCATCCGTCAGCAAAGTCCCGTTCGTGTTGAACAGAACATAGATGTTCCGATCCTTCAGATACTTCACGCGCTGAGCAATATCTTTGACCAGCATAGGCTCGCCGATGCCGTGCAGCACAACCCGCGCAACATTCGGATACTGGTCGATCAGCGAAGTAAAAAGCTCCCACGGCATATCAGCCTCGGGCTCCAGTTCTTCGTAGGTGCGCGGGCAGGTCGTGCACAGCAGATTGCATCGGTTCGTCGTCTCCAGATAAAGACAAACCGGCTCCTGCGCAGCTACTGCAGCAAGATGCGCATCTGCCTCAGGCTTCTCGAAGTACCGGCGCATGCGGTTCTTCTCCTCCTCCGCCTGCTGCGCCGCGGGGGTAAGTCTCTCCTTGTCATGCAACAGATCGTCGGGAGGAAGAATCGGAAGAAGTGTACTCATAGAGATTCGCTCGCTATCACTGGCTGGACGAACAAGCTGCGATGGATCGGCCACCGCTTGAGAACTAACTGAATTATGAACGCTCCAAGGACCGAGGCGTAGAGAATTTTATTAGCAAGAAACATTCTGGGACCAGGTTCTGCCAACGGGGTCGTGTACAGATAGAAGAAGCCAAGAACATAGGTAAGAATCGGCAGATTCGGCATCAAAGTGAAAAACGGAATCAGCCAGACGATGTACCAGGCATAGTGCGGAGAGAACAGAAACGTCAGTGCTGACGCAAGCCCGAAGGCAGGCGAAAGAAAACCCGCAACCCCGTCCGACGCAAACGGCTTTCTACGGTTGTCTCCGCCAGAACCCGCGACCCGCCAGCACCACCAGATAATTACCGCGAAAACCGCAGCACAGAAAACGTAGTAGGGCGCCGTAGAAAGACCACGCAGTCCGGGGATGTATTGCGAAAGTTCCAGCAGAAAATATCGCGCACCAGTCGCCATGCCCTCTTCTTTTACGTAGCCCCCAAGAAATCCAAAGACAAGAACACCAACGCTCGAATAAGACGCATAACCCAGTGCAATGACGGCGGCAATCGTGGCTGGCATCTTGAAGTCGCCGCGACGATAGAGCGCAGGAAACAGAACGAGAGGATAAAGCTTCAGCAGAATAGCGACACCAAGAAAAATCCCTGTCAGCACCGGGCGTTTTCGGAAGCGCACTAACAAAGCAAGCGCAATAAATGCCATCGCTGCAGAATCGAGATGGCCCGAGCCGGCGATCTCCCACACTAAAACCGGACACCACGCATAGAGCAACGTCTGCTCGCGGCGAAGGCCAAGAGCCTGAAGAAGCGTCACCAGCGCATACATCGTCACGCCTTCAAACAGGACCATCACAGTCTTCATGAAAGTGATCGTCGGAGAGATCCAGGTAATCAGGTAAAAAAGCACCTGTGCCGCAGGTGGATAAATCGTATGGGCATAATCTCGCCGATTAATCTTGTCGAAGATGCTCTGATGCGGCGCACGTAAAAACGCAAGCACAGCATCGCCGGGAACATAACGATATGGGCTGATGTGTGCATGTTGCACCACGCCATCCCACACATAGCGATAGATATCACTCGACAGATAAGGCGGCGCATCGAGCGCAACCACGCGGCAAGCAACGGCGACACCAAGGATAATGGGAAAAGTAAATCTATCGACCGGCTGGGTTAGCACAAGAAACGCCGCCCCAAGATAGAGAATGCAGGACCACCCCGACACGCCGGAAAACCCAATCGTGAAGTGGTCATACTCGCTAACCAATTGTCGCGTAAGTAAAAATAGAGCAACCCCAATCAGACCCAGCGCGACGTTGGTCTGCCAGGCACGCGCAACCGACCAATGTCGGCGAACACACGACCCCAGCGCAGCACTTGCAGCTGAATTCGTCGCCGAGTCAGTCGTCGCGATCATCAACGTTCCCCTCCCTGCGGGCGAAGCTCACGCAGATAAGCGCGAGTATGTTCGGCGCGATACCCTGAAAGCCTGGCAAACGGCGGCGGCTCCTCACCTAGCACTTCGGCGGCCAGCAGCTCAAGCGTCTCTCGATCATCTACGTCATACCAAAGCGTCAGAACGACGACCTCGATGCCAGCCTCCTTCGCCGCAGCAACCGTCTCGGAAAAGACAGACGAAGTACTCCACGCGATATCGGCGAAGAGCTCAGAGTGAGCCCGCTTGAGTCCGATCAAATAATAACCACCATCCACCGCCGGACCAAGAACAATGCGGTCGCCTTCCTTCTGCAACTCCGCGACAGCCTGCTCAAAAGCAGCAGCCGGAACCGTGGGCGAATCGGAGTCGATCAGGCAAACACTGCCGTAGCCGCACGACAAAAGATCCTGTGCCGTCGCAAGCAGGCGTTCGCCAAAGCCGTCGCCCCGCTGCGGAATCAGGGTGAAGTCCGCAGGCAGAAGATTGTCGAAGAGAGCCTCCTCCCCAACGGGGGTGTAAGAGATAACGCCAGCCGCCCCACCCGATCCAGCGACAGCAGCAATATTTTCGGCCGTGTCCTTAAGAAAGCAGACATTTAGATCCGCAGCCTGAGCCGGCGTAAGAGGAGGTGAGAGGCGGGTCTTCACCTTGCCGGCACGCGGAGCCTTCGCCATCACCGCAAGAGCGGTCTGTCCGGCTCTCACAGCCAGCGGCTTCGCAGGATCGAGAATCGCGTAGGACATCGTTGGAGGAGTCATAGGACTAAACCATCCGCCACGCCAACCGGCCGCTCCTGCCACTCAGAGTTGACCGAAGCTGCCGTCTTTTTTTCGCAGACCGCATACTGATACCAGTCATCATATTGCAGACCGGCTTCGCCCCACGGTTGCGAATGAATCAACGCCGAAAAGTCCGGTGCAGTCATCACGTCAGCCTGTCGCGGCTCGCAATATCTTCCCCCGGGGCTGTTCGTCACCTTGGAGAGTAGCCACATGCAGCCAAGTGGAATGCGGGTTCGAAAACCCGAGGTAGGCTCTGCGATAAAACATCGTCCCCCTGGCCGCAGAACCCGAAAGATCTCGCCCAGCACTGCCTCCCTGTTCGCCACAATCAGAAACAGTCGCGAGACCACAATGGCATCGACAGAGTTAGAAGCATCCGGGAGAGAGTGCGCATCGGCATACGCGAAGGTGCAGTTCTGAAGGCTGCGACTGGCCGCCCGCGACTTCGCCCTCGCCAGCAACCTGCGCGAGAGATCGACGCCAGTGGTATGAATCTGCGGGTACTCCTGCGAGAGTCGACAGGCATAGAAGCCAGGGCCGCAACCAAGCTCAAGAACCCTGGTACCCGGCGCCGGCCCCTCAGGTGGAAACAGCGCTCGACTGATCTCCGGGGTGTGATCGCGAAACAGGTACTCACGGCAAAGAGCATAAAACCACGAGCAGCTCTCAAAGAGGCTGTCCGGCTGGTGCGCAGGAGGATGCGTAAAGGTTCTGCCGGGCATTTCGCAGTCGCTTGTTTCCATTCTTGGCCTGTCAAGTTTGAACGTGCGCTTCGGTCGAGAACTTCCTGATTTTTGCAATGACTCAGATAATAGACGCTTCCTACTCTGGAATATTCAACATTCTGCTCCCGCGTGGTTTGATGCACATCTGCCTTTAAGGTTACGGCTACGCGAAATCGGTGGATTGCCCGCTCCCGCCACAGACAGCTGTCATCCGACCGACATTGGCGCAAACAGCCAACCTCTGCAATATCGAAGATTGTTCGAAATTTTGAACTTTTGTTGATAGTACTCACGAATCCCCAGCCCAACCGACTCAAAACGCACCACAGCCCGCTCTGCACAACAAGAACGGGCCGTAGTGGAATGTGAGATTTTATTTAACGCAGCTCAAACACTGCCGCGACAACCTAAGCAACGTCGCTCCAGTCGAGAATCACCTTCCCCGAGTTCCCCGATCGCATCGCCGCAAAGCCGGCCTCATAGTCACGCCAGTTCATCCGGTGCGTAATCACGCCCGAGATATCCAGCCCGCTCTGGAGCATCACGGTCATCTTGTACCAGGTCTCATACATCTCCCGCCCGTAGATGCCGCGAATCGTAAGCTGGTTGAACACCACCTGATTCCAGTTAATCGAGATATCCTCCGACGGAATCCCTAGCATCGCAATCTTCGCGCCGTGGCTCATATTCGCGAGCATATCCCGAAACGCATTCGGATTACCCGACATCTCAAGCCCCACATCGAATCCCTCCTGCATATGCAGCTTCTGCTGAATCTCCTTCAGCGGAGTCGCCCGGGGATCGACCGCAAGCGTCACCCCCACCTTCTCCGCCAGCGTCCTGCGATACTCGTTCGGGTCCGAGATCACAACATGACGAGCCCCGGCATGTCGAGCCACAGCCGCAGCCATAATCCCGATAGGCCCTGCCCCAGTAACCAGCACATCCTCGCCCAGCACTGGAAACGCCAGCGCCGTATGCACCGCATTGCCCAGCGGATCGAAGATCGCCGCGATCTCATGAGGCACCCCCGCGCTGTGAATCCAGATATTCGACATCGGCAGCACAATATACTCCGCAAACGCTCCATTGCGATTCACCCCGACGCCCAGCGTGAACGCGCAAAGATGCCGACGCCCCGCAAGACAATTACGGCAGCGCCCACAAACCACATGCCCCTCACCGCTCACCAGCTGCCCAATCGGAATATCGTTTACATTCGACCCAACCGCCACCACCTCGCCGACAAACTCATGTCCAATCGTCAGCCCCTGCTTGATCGTCGAGCGAGCCCATGCATCCCACTCGTAGATGTGGAGGTCGGTCCCGCAGATCCCGGTAGCCAGAACACGAATCTTAACGTCATTGATGCCCATCTCAGGCTCAGGAACATCTTCGAGCCACAGGCCGCGCTCTTCGCGGCTCTTCACTAATGCCTTCACTTGGGGGAACCTTTCCTGTTGCGTCTCGCAGCTTAATCGCGGCCTCGTCGAAGACAACCCGCAGTTACCATTCTAGTCTGCATCGCAGCGTCCGCAGCCCACCGCCCTGCAATCGCCGTCATCAGGCTATAAGATGAGAGGACGTGCTAGTTTCTCAAGACTCACAGCGGAACGCCGCTCCATCTGATCAAACTCAAGCGAGACCCATGCTCTTTCCCACCGATGACCTTCGCATCACCTGGACCAAAGTCGTCCTCCCGCCCGTCGCCCTCGAAGAAGAACTCCCCATCACCGAAGCCGCATCGGCGACCGTCTACAAAGCCCGCACCGAGATCATCAAAATCCTCCGCGGCGAAGACCATCGTCTCCTCGTAGTCGTCGGCCCCTGCTCCATCCACGACACCGACGCCGCCCGCGAGTACGCCGAGCTCCTCAAATCCGCCATCGCCGAGCACTCCCGCGATCTCTGCATCATCATGCGCGTCTACTTCGAGAAGCCCCGCACCACCCTCGGCTGGAAGGGCCTCATCAACGACCCCTACCTCGACGAGTCCTTCAAGATCAACGACGGCCTCCGCAAAGCCCGCCACCTCCTTCTCGACCTCGCCGAGATGGGCGTCCCCGCCGGCACCGAGTTCCTCGACATGATCTCCCCCCAATACGTCTCCTCCCTCGTAAGCTGGGGAGCCATCGGCGCCCGCACCACCGAAAGCCAAGTCCACCGCGAGCTCGTCTCCGGCCTCTCCTGCCCCGTCGGCTTCAAAAACGGAACCTCCGGCAACGTCCAGATCGCCATCGAAGCCATCCTCTCCTCCGGCCAGCCCCACAACTTCCTCGGCCACACCAAGCACGGCCAAACCGCCATCTTCGTCACCAAAGGCAACCACGACACCCACATCATCCTGCGCGGCGGCCGCAACACCACCAACTACGACGCCACCGCCGTCGAAGACACCTGCAAGCAGATGGACAAAGCCGGCATCCGCCCCCAGGTCATGATCGACTGCAGCCACGCCAACAGCCACAAAGACCACACCCAGCAATCAGCCGTAGCCCGCAACGTAGCCGCCCAGATCACTTCAGCAGACAAGCGAATCATGGGCGTCATGCTCGAAAGCAACCTCGTCGCAGGCGCGCAAAAACTAGTCCCCGGCAAACCCCTCGTCTACGGCCAATCCATCACAGACGCCTGCATCGACTGGCCCGAAACCAAAACCGCCCTCGCCGAACTAGCCGCAGCCGTCCGCTCCGCCCGCAGCTAAACACATTTACGACCAGCATAGAAAGCGGCATAATTTTTTAGGAAGTCGTCATCCTGAGCGGAGCGAAGGATCCCCGTATTTGTCCTCGCGGCTCTATCCGTTCAACCCGTCGCAAGATGACGACACACCAAGCAGCGCACAATTGGGTATATCCTCTCTAGAAAATCATGCGCATCCACACTTCGCTCCTCGCCATCGCAGCCCTGACCGCCACCGCCTTCGCACAGCAGCCCACCTCGCCAAAACACCAGGACACCGAAGTCTACGAGCCCGTCCCCCCAATCGTCACACCCGGCGCCACCGACGCCGCGCCTCCCTCTGACGCGATCGTCCTCTTCGACGGAAAAAACCTCGACCAGTGGGTCTCCACCAAAGACAAGTCACCCGCCGCATGGACCGTAGCCGACGGCATCCTCACCGTCAGCAAAGCGCCCGGCTCCGGCAACATCGAAACCAAACGCACCTTCAAGAACTACCAGCTCCACATCGAGTGGCGAATCCCCGAGAACATCACCGGCACCGACCAGGCCCGCGGCAACAGCGGCGTCTTCCTCGCCTCCACCGGCACCGGCGACGCCGGATACGAGCTCCAGGTCCTCGACTCCTACAACAACAAGACCTACGTCAACGGCCAGGCCGGCAGCATCTACAAGCAGGGCATCCCCCTCGCCAACCCCAACCGCAAACCCGGCGAGTGGCAGACCTACAACGTCATCTGGACCGCACCCACCTTCAACGAAGACGGCACCGTCAAAACCCCCGCCTACGCCACTGTCTTCTTCAACGGCGTCCTCGTGCAGAATCACTTCGAGCTAAAGGGCGAGACCCTCTACATCGGCCAGCCCTTCTACAAAAAATACGACACCGCCCCCATCAAACTCCAGGCCCACGGCGACAAGAGCGAACCCATCAGCTTCCGCAACATCTGGGTCCGCGAACTCAAATAGCAAACCTTCCCACACCGAAGAGATAGCCTCGATCTCCTGGAAAATTACTGTGCCGGGACTTCCAGCAGAGCGTCAAATATTCTGTTAGCAACCTTCTTGATGACATTCTTATTCAAAAGATGGTTGTCCAATTGAAGTTCGAGAACGAGAGCAGAGATCACGGGTCCCAGGGTTTGAACCGCGATCACCCGACTGATCGCATCTTTTCCCTTAGCGGCTGCCCCTAGTATGTCGGCAAGCTTCTTTTCATCAGTCCGGTAGAAGATCTCTGCGTACAACGTCTGCAGCCGCTTCCTCGATTCGGGATGCCGCATGGCAAAAAGTTTGAATTCCAATAATAAAAGGGACCACGCCTGGTCCTCGGTGCGCTCCAGGAAAAAATTCCGAAGAGCATCCATATTCCCGTCAACGGTCATTGATGCGGCCAAGATCTTTTCCATTCGAGCGCGGTAGTAATTAGTACGCTCTTCAATGAGCGCGAGAAAGATGTCCTCCTTGCTCTTGAATTGCGCGTAGATCGCGCCCTTGGTGCGACCGGCAAGGGCCGCAATCTCTCCCAGTTCTGCTCCTTCGTATCCGTCCCGCACGAAGATCGTTTCAGCGGCCTGGAGTAAAAGCGACCGCGTCTCTCTTGTTCTGAGTTCGTGTTTGTTGGCTGTTTTGACTGTCATCTCTGGTCTCATTTTAGTGAAGTAAAGCCGTTCCTTGGCGGTTGAAACGCGCTCTGTGCAATGGCGAAGACTGTTCCTCATCATAATTTGGTTAGAGTACGACGCTTCGGCGCGTCCGCTCAGTCCCGGCAGACTGGAGCCTTCGTCGACCGTGCCACGTTGATGGAGGTTGTGATACATGATTCTCTGATTGATCAAAGTTTGCTCTTCGCCCCCAGATCATCTGATGACTGCGAGCCTTGGTCCTTAGGTACGCCTGACCTCGCCTCCAGAAGATCCTGACGGAGCTCCTGATTGGTCTTGAGAAGATCACAAACCAGCGAGCGTAAGGAATTGAGCTTGTGGTCCATTTCGAGGTGGGAGTCGTTACTCCAACGGTTGTCAGTCGTGTGTGGAATTTCGCGGATGTTCATGTTTTCTCTCTGTGGTCGCTCAAAGCTCAGAAAGTGAAGTTCTCGGTTGCTTACAGGGTAGAAAAGAGCTCTGATAAGAGCGCCGTCACGCAGCCTCCGTAACGGACGGCGCTTCTGAGGATCTACAAAGCAGGATTGACTGTGTTTTTCGCTGAGTTGCTCTTGTCGGCGCTCTTCAGCACGGTAGCGTAATGTTTGGCAATACTTTTGGCGACGTGGTCCGCGACGTTTGTGCTCTCGGACTCGCCCCGCATCGTGGCCGTGATCTGTTCGTTCCTGCTCAGCGCGCCCGAGGAATCGGTGAAAGTGACATCGAACTTCATCTGCGTGGTCCCAACGAACATTCCAGCAGGTCCTAAAGCCGCCCGCTTTACCGAGCTTCCTTCCTTGAAAGCCGCAATCGAGAGGTGAACCTTGTACTGCGGGCACGTACCTTGGCCGTTATCTTCACCACCCCGGTAGACATGCGCCACTTCTTTCGTACTCTGAATACGATCGATCAAGTGCTCGTATACAAGTGCTCGATAGGCAGCCGGTACCTCAGCCTGATCCCAGTTGGGAGCGGACACGAGCACGCTCTTTGGTTCAACCGGGGCGTTATGGCAGACAGTGTCCGAAACCTTCCGAGGCGGGATAGGGGTTAGGACGAAGCTCTCAAGAGCACGGTCAGCCTCTTTGGCTGGTAGTAAGAAAACAGCAGCGTGATAGCCGCCGCTGCTGTCGGTGAACTCGACCGTAAGCATGTCTACCCGGTGATGCATAACGGCAGCCGCTGCAACGCCACCTCCATCCGGGATCGTCATTCTCAAGAGCCTTCCGCCGATACCCCAGATTTCGACTCTCTGGTTGCCGGCGCTCACTGCCGTTACCGAACTGCGCTGAATGGACGTATTGCCCGACTTTCCGGAAAACGTAAGGGCATCCGCACTGAGCGTCAATGTGCCTTTTTTATTGGGCTTCATATCAGGAAGCCCATACACATGCTCAGCCTTGGCGGACTTCCAGGTTGCGACCGTGGCTAGAACGGCATGATCCTGGGAGACAACCTGGATGGTTGCCGCCGAGAGATGGGTTGGCACGCATAAAGACACGTGAAGGATAAGCACGAACACAGCACCGGATAGATATCTCATAACCTCTCCTAAATAGAATACGTACTAGTAGGTATATAAATTGAAGCCCGTCAGAAGTCAACTACACTGCCTCGAATGGACCCTCTTGAATGAGCTCAAAATAACCTGAGCGCCCGAAACCAAACGCCATCGGCCCCTGGAAACCAGCGAGGATCGACGCGCAATAAAACGTAGAGCCTCCATTCCTGGTGCTATCCTCCGGGTGTGCCACGTACGACCCCACTGCGCGAATCCGAAAACCCCCGCCACTCCGCACTCGTTCGCCTTACCCACTGGATAACAACCGCCGCCTTCTTCGCCCTGCTGTTGACCGGCATTGAGATCGTCATCTCTCATCCCCGTTTCTACTGGGGCGAGACCGGCAACGTGAACATGGCTCCGCTCGTCAACCTGCATATCCCTTCATCACGAGGCACCGTGCCCACTGGCTATCGTGTCCTCCCCGACCAGAACGGCTGGAGTCGTTACCTCCACTTTGAGGCCGCATGGGTCCTCGTTCTCACGGGACTGCTCTACCTCGGGGCAAGCCTGTGGAACGGGCACCTACGCAACCACCTGCTCCCTCCCCGTGGCCATCGCACCTGGCGCGCCTACCGCGACGTGATCGCA
The Edaphobacter lichenicola genome window above contains:
- a CDS encoding glycosyltransferase family 2 protein; the protein is MPPQISVIIPALNEAESIGSVVSEMPWQLIAECIVVDNGSTDETATIAEAAGARVVRSPCGYGAACKAGGDAAISSSTILVYMDGDGSDVIADLPRLVAPIEAGDVDFVLGSRIRGRREAGSMLGSQVFAAHLVGALLRVLQGVRYTDMGPFRAIRRTSLNELQMSELTYGWNLEMQIRAARNKLRIREIPVDYRKRRGGTSKVSGDVKASMKAAVRILEVLFRTGFSRKPG
- a CDS encoding cytochrome b/b6 domain-containing protein; translation: MPRTTPLRESENPRHSALVRLTHWITTAAFFALLLTGIEIVISHPRFYWGETGNVNMAPLVNLHIPSSRGTVPTGYRVLPDQNGWSRYLHFEAAWVLVLTGLLYLGASLWNGHLRNHLLPPRGHRTWRAYRDVIAKYLRRRPPSEESGANGYNVMQRTAYLIVIFVLFPLIIWTGLAQSPALVSAYPFLASALGGRQSARTLHFLVSGAILLFVLTHIAMVIHAGFRSHVRAMITGHADTPAPTQPAHPSVAPLPEQP
- a CDS encoding GyrI-like domain-containing protein; translated protein: MTIQQHSGFYVVGVAARTDNAAERNGKGKIGEIWHRLLRDNLAAKIPNKLGIDLIAVYTDYEKDHNGQYTYLLGLPVSSIHNVPAKFVAKHIPGGRYAVVTSNRGPVTKVVPETWQRIWSMSVAELGGTRSFRADYEVYDQRSTDPEKAQIEVYVGLR
- a CDS encoding 3-deoxy-7-phosphoheptulonate synthase translates to MLFPTDDLRITWTKVVLPPVALEEELPITEAASATVYKARTEIIKILRGEDHRLLVVVGPCSIHDTDAAREYAELLKSAIAEHSRDLCIIMRVYFEKPRTTLGWKGLINDPYLDESFKINDGLRKARHLLLDLAEMGVPAGTEFLDMISPQYVSSLVSWGAIGARTTESQVHRELVSGLSCPVGFKNGTSGNVQIAIEAILSSGQPHNFLGHTKHGQTAIFVTKGNHDTHIILRGGRNTTNYDATAVEDTCKQMDKAGIRPQVMIDCSHANSHKDHTQQSAVARNVAAQITSADKRIMGVMLESNLVAGAQKLVPGKPLVYGQSITDACIDWPETKTALAELAAAVRSARS
- a CDS encoding glycosyltransferase family 87 protein, whose amino-acid sequence is MIATTDSATNSAASAALGSCVRRHWSVARAWQTNVALGLIGVALFLLTRQLVSEYDHFTIGFSGVSGWSCILYLGAAFLVLTQPVDRFTFPIILGVAVACRVVALDAPPYLSSDIYRYVWDGVVQHAHISPYRYVPGDAVLAFLRAPHQSIFDKINRRDYAHTIYPPAAQVLFYLITWISPTITFMKTVMVLFEGVTMYALVTLLQALGLRREQTLLYAWCPVLVWEIAGSGHLDSAAMAFIALALLVRFRKRPVLTGIFLGVAILLKLYPLVLFPALYRRGDFKMPATIAAVIALGYASYSSVGVLVFGFLGGYVKEEGMATGARYFLLELSQYIPGLRGLSTAPYYVFCAAVFAVIIWWCWRVAGSGGDNRRKPFASDGVAGFLSPAFGLASALTFLFSPHYAWYIVWLIPFFTLMPNLPILTYVLGFFYLYTTPLAEPGPRMFLANKILYASVLGAFIIQLVLKRWPIHRSLFVQPVIASESL
- a CDS encoding TetR/AcrR family transcriptional regulator, translated to MYHNLHQRGTVDEGSSLPGLSGRAEASYSNQIMMRNSLRHCTERVSTAKERLYFTKMRPEMTVKTANKHELRTRETRSLLLQAAETIFVRDGYEGAELGEIAALAGRTKGAIYAQFKSKEDIFLALIEERTNYYRARMEKILAASMTVDGNMDALRNFFLERTEDQAWSLLLLEFKLFAMRHPESRKRLQTLYAEIFYRTDEKKLADILGAAAKGKDAISRVIAVQTLGPVISALVLELQLDNHLLNKNVIKKVANRIFDALLEVPAQ
- a CDS encoding class I SAM-dependent methyltransferase, with protein sequence MPGRTFTHPPAHQPDSLFESCSWFYALCREYLFRDHTPEISRALFPPEGPAPGTRVLELGCGPGFYACRLSQEYPQIHTTGVDLSRRLLARAKSRAASRSLQNCTFAYADAHSLPDASNSVDAIVVSRLFLIVANREAVLGEIFRVLRPGGRCFIAEPTSGFRTRIPLGCMWLLSKVTNSPGGRYCEPRQADVMTAPDFSALIHSQPWGEAGLQYDDWYQYAVCEKKTAASVNSEWQERPVGVADGLVL
- the tdh gene encoding L-threonine 3-dehydrogenase encodes the protein MKALVKSREERGLWLEDVPEPEMGINDVKIRVLATGICGTDLHIYEWDAWARSTIKQGLTIGHEFVGEVVAVGSNVNDIPIGQLVSGEGHVVCGRCRNCLAGRRHLCAFTLGVGVNRNGAFAEYIVLPMSNIWIHSAGVPHEIAAIFDPLGNAVHTALAFPVLGEDVLVTGAGPIGIMAAAVARHAGARHVVISDPNEYRRTLAEKVGVTLAVDPRATPLKEIQQKLHMQEGFDVGLEMSGNPNAFRDMLANMSHGAKIAMLGIPSEDISINWNQVVFNQLTIRGIYGREMYETWYKMTVMLQSGLDISGVITHRMNWRDYEAGFAAMRSGNSGKVILDWSDVA
- a CDS encoding radical SAM protein — its product is MSTLLPILPPDDLLHDKERLTPAAQQAEEEKNRMRRYFEKPEADAHLAAVAAQEPVCLYLETTNRCNLLCTTCPRTYEELEPEADMPWELFTSLIDQYPNVARVVLHGIGEPMLVKDIAQRVKYLKDRNIYVLFNTNGTLLTDANGRALIEAGLDELRVSLDAAESEVFQMVRGKDFFDKIVANVKNFTRLQRELDAPKPRVSLWLTGLRETVDQLPDFVRLAHSIGVTEVYLQRLVFFDVPMDEHSLARAESALFEHTTEREEALIREAESVARELGVMFSASGAVDPGESIKMQRSDSPWSLCRRPWSLMYITANGRVLPCCIAPFSMKGYGSFTLGDATQSSLREIWNGAEYQHFREGLLTSSPPPACVNCGLRWSL
- a CDS encoding TIGR04282 family arsenosugar biosynthesis glycosyltransferase; this encodes MTPPTMSYAILDPAKPLAVRAGQTALAVMAKAPRAGKVKTRLSPPLTPAQAADLNVCFLKDTAENIAAVAGSGGAAGVISYTPVGEEALFDNLLPADFTLIPQRGDGFGERLLATAQDLLSCGYGSVCLIDSDSPTVPAAAFEQAVAELQKEGDRIVLGPAVDGGYYLIGLKRAHSELFADIAWSTSSVFSETVAAAKEAGIEVVVLTLWYDVDDRETLELLAAEVLGEEPPPFARLSGYRAEHTRAYLRELRPQGGER
- a CDS encoding 3-keto-disaccharide hydrolase: MRIHTSLLAIAALTATAFAQQPTSPKHQDTEVYEPVPPIVTPGATDAAPPSDAIVLFDGKNLDQWVSTKDKSPAAWTVADGILTVSKAPGSGNIETKRTFKNYQLHIEWRIPENITGTDQARGNSGVFLASTGTGDAGYELQVLDSYNNKTYVNGQAGSIYKQGIPLANPNRKPGEWQTYNVIWTAPTFNEDGTVKTPAYATVFFNGVLVQNHFELKGETLYIGQPFYKKYDTAPIKLQAHGDKSEPISFRNIWVRELK